In one window of Thalassococcus arenae DNA:
- a CDS encoding helix-turn-helix domain-containing protein, whose product MSRDPKSLIRIAREAGTDVHPEPLDLGARVRELRKERDWTLEQAARQAGLARSTLSKIENGQMSPTYEALKKLAVGLQISVPQLFTPPQREQVNGRLAVTKSGEGQSQVTVTYEHELLAETLTKKQMLPYRARVRARSMDEFDGWVRHDGEEFLYVLTGVVRLYTEFYEPIEMRRGDSAYYDATMGHNVVSVSDEDAMILWVTSLA is encoded by the coding sequence ATGAGCCGTGACCCGAAATCCCTGATCCGCATCGCCCGAGAAGCCGGCACCGACGTCCATCCCGAGCCACTGGATCTGGGCGCCCGGGTGCGCGAGCTGCGCAAGGAACGCGACTGGACGCTGGAGCAGGCCGCCAGGCAGGCCGGGCTGGCGCGTTCGACCCTGTCCAAGATCGAGAACGGCCAGATGTCGCCCACCTACGAGGCGCTCAAGAAGCTGGCCGTGGGGCTGCAGATCTCGGTCCCGCAACTGTTCACCCCGCCGCAGCGCGAACAGGTGAACGGCCGGCTGGCGGTCACGAAATCGGGCGAGGGCCAAAGCCAGGTGACAGTGACCTACGAGCACGAATTGCTGGCCGAAACGCTGACGAAAAAGCAGATGCTGCCCTACCGCGCCCGCGTCCGCGCCCGGTCGATGGACGAATTCGACGGCTGGGTGCGCCACGATGGCGAAGAGTTCCTGTATGTGCTGACCGGCGTGGTGCGGCTGTATACGGAATTCTACGAACCGATCGAGATGCGCCGCGGCGACAGCGCCTATTACGACGCTACGATGGGCCACAACGTGGTGTCGGTGTCGGACGAAGACGCGATGATCCTGTGGGTCACGTCGCTGGCCTGA
- a CDS encoding class I adenylate-forming enzyme family protein, with the protein MPAIFDQGPPPPCPAPFNLTDHVLRAGLTRPDKIALAVLTPTGAQRWSYARLRAAVLGTATGLLRMGLTPGDVLLMRLGNSVDFPVAFLGAIAAGIVPVPTSSQLTAREVQGMIDLLSPAAILRGDGIACPDTAIPVIAADIYEAWHDLPPSEPVPGDPDRLAYIVFTSGTSGVPRAVGHAHRAIWARRMMFDGWYGLRESDRLLHAGAFNWTFTLGTGLLDPWTAGATALIPATGVDAAQLPLLMKRNDATLFAAAPGVFRNLLKAPVLPLPRLRHGLAAGEKLAAPIRAAWEAATGTPVFEAYGMSECSTFISACPDRPAPEGTLGYPQAGRRVAILGEDGAPVEPSDPGTIAVHRTDPGLMQGYVGAPDATAARFAGDWFLTGDRGSMAEDGAVTYLGRDDDMMNAGGYRVSPLEVEAALADLPGISEIGVTDIGIKDGVRIIAAFYTGPSPLDEATLRKAAEARLARYKQPRAWFHLESLPRSANGKLLRRRLAQDADL; encoded by the coding sequence ATGCCAGCGATTTTCGACCAAGGCCCACCGCCGCCCTGCCCCGCGCCGTTCAACCTGACCGACCACGTCCTGCGGGCCGGTCTGACACGGCCCGACAAGATCGCGCTGGCGGTGCTGACCCCCACCGGCGCGCAGCGCTGGTCCTATGCACGGCTGCGTGCCGCGGTGCTGGGCACGGCGACGGGCCTGCTGCGCATGGGGCTGACGCCGGGCGACGTGCTGCTGATGCGGCTGGGCAATTCGGTGGACTTCCCGGTCGCCTTCCTGGGTGCCATCGCCGCGGGGATCGTGCCGGTTCCGACCTCGTCGCAGCTGACCGCACGCGAGGTGCAGGGGATGATCGACCTGCTGTCACCCGCCGCCATCCTGCGCGGCGACGGCATCGCCTGCCCGGATACGGCGATCCCGGTCATCGCTGCCGACATATACGAGGCCTGGCACGACCTGCCGCCGTCCGAACCGGTGCCGGGCGATCCTGACCGGCTGGCCTATATCGTCTTCACCTCGGGCACGTCCGGCGTGCCGCGCGCCGTGGGTCATGCGCATCGGGCGATCTGGGCCCGCCGGATGATGTTCGACGGCTGGTATGGCCTGCGTGAAAGCGACCGGCTGCTGCACGCGGGCGCCTTCAACTGGACCTTCACGCTGGGCACCGGTCTGCTCGACCCATGGACGGCCGGCGCGACGGCGCTGATCCCGGCGACAGGCGTCGATGCGGCACAGCTGCCGCTGCTGATGAAGCGCAACGACGCGACGCTGTTCGCCGCGGCACCGGGCGTATTCCGCAACCTGCTCAAGGCACCGGTGCTGCCACTGCCAAGGCTGCGCCACGGTCTCGCGGCGGGCGAGAAGCTGGCGGCGCCGATCCGCGCGGCCTGGGAGGCGGCGACCGGCACGCCGGTGTTCGAGGCCTACGGCATGTCGGAATGCTCGACCTTCATCTCGGCCTGCCCCGACCGGCCGGCACCCGAAGGCACGCTGGGCTATCCCCAGGCGGGGCGGCGGGTGGCGATCCTGGGCGAGGACGGAGCACCGGTCGAACCCAGCGACCCCGGGACCATCGCCGTGCATCGCACCGATCCCGGCCTGATGCAGGGCTATGTCGGCGCACCCGACGCGACGGCGGCGCGCTTTGCCGGAGACTGGTTCCTGACCGGCGACCGCGGATCGATGGCCGAGGACGGCGCGGTCACCTACCTGGGCCGTGACGATGACATGATGAATGCCGGTGGCTACCGCGTGTCGCCGCTCGAGGTCGAGGCGGCCCTGGCGGACCTGCCCGGCATCAGCGAGATCGGTGTCACCGATATCGGCATCAAGGACGGGGTGCGGATCATCGCCGCGTTCTATACCGGGCCGTCTCCGCTGGACGAGGCGACGCTGCGCAAGGCCGCCGAAGCGCGACTGGCGCGTTACAAGCAGCCGCGTGCATGGTTTCATCTGGAGTCCCTGCCGCGCAGCGCCAACGGCAAGCTGCTGCGCCGCCGCCTGGCCCAAGACGCGGATTTGTAG
- a CDS encoding DsbA family oxidoreductase — protein MIQLDIFSDPICPWCYIGKAHLDRALEANPDHPFQVRWLPFMLNPDMPAGGMDRREYLERKFGGKKGAVQAYMPVIQHAEQAGLPINLDAIEKTPSTIDAHRLIHWAGIEGRQTPVVAGLFRAYFVDGRDIGEAEVLADIADGAGLDASVVMRLLASDSDRREIVERDAAARGMGINSVPTFIVAGQHAVPGAQPPELWSQVISELRSAADPEG, from the coding sequence ATGATCCAGCTCGACATCTTTTCCGACCCGATCTGCCCCTGGTGCTATATCGGCAAGGCCCATCTCGACCGCGCGCTCGAGGCCAATCCCGACCACCCGTTCCAGGTGCGCTGGCTGCCTTTCATGTTGAACCCCGACATGCCTGCGGGTGGCATGGATCGGCGCGAATATCTCGAGCGCAAGTTCGGCGGGAAGAAGGGCGCGGTGCAAGCCTACATGCCAGTCATCCAGCATGCCGAACAGGCCGGGCTGCCGATCAATCTGGATGCGATCGAAAAGACGCCGTCCACGATCGACGCGCATCGGCTGATCCACTGGGCCGGGATCGAAGGCCGGCAGACTCCGGTCGTGGCGGGCCTGTTCCGGGCCTATTTCGTCGATGGCCGCGACATCGGCGAAGCAGAGGTGCTCGCCGATATCGCCGATGGCGCCGGGCTGGATGCCAGCGTGGTGATGCGCCTGCTGGCCAGCGACAGCGACCGCCGCGAGATCGTGGAACGCGACGCGGCGGCGCGTGGCATGGGGATCAACTCGGTGCCGACCTTCATCGTCGCGGGCCAGCACGCCGTGCCCGGCGCGCAGCCTCCCGAACTGTGGTCGCAGGTCATCTCGGAACTGCGCTCTGCGGCCGACCCCGAGGGCTGA
- a CDS encoding MFS transporter → MTSGPGRTEFVALMAMLAATVAFSIDAMLPALPRIGAALSPDDVNRAQLVVTSFVLGMGAGTLFAGPLSDAFGRKRVMLAGAAIYSIAAAVAGLAQSLEVLLAARVVQGIGAAGPRIAAQAVIRDLYAGREMARILSFVMIVFTIVPVLAPALGAAIIILAGWRAVFAAFVVFAALSALWLATRLPETLPPERRRPVRLGPLTAAMAEMLAIPKVRLAIAAQTLSFGMLFAMLSSTQQVFDITFGRGDSFPYWFGGIALVAASSGVLNAALVVRLGMAVLVFAMFRAQIAFSVLMIVALLAGLSNDVLFAIFVVWQTTVFFQAGMTIGNTASITLEPVGHIAGLASSVAGSVATVLAVMLAAPVGLMFDGTPLPLAFGILIYSGLAALLAWRLVHLDRIG, encoded by the coding sequence ATGACATCCGGTCCCGGCCGCACGGAATTCGTCGCGCTGATGGCGATGCTGGCAGCCACGGTCGCCTTTTCCATCGACGCCATGCTGCCCGCCCTGCCCCGGATCGGCGCGGCCTTGTCACCCGACGATGTGAACCGCGCGCAGTTGGTGGTGACCAGTTTCGTGCTGGGCATGGGTGCGGGTACGCTGTTCGCCGGCCCGCTGTCGGACGCGTTCGGGCGCAAGCGGGTCATGCTGGCAGGCGCCGCGATCTACAGCATCGCCGCGGCGGTCGCCGGGTTGGCGCAAAGTCTCGAGGTCTTGCTGGCAGCCCGCGTCGTGCAGGGAATCGGCGCAGCCGGACCGCGGATCGCGGCGCAGGCGGTGATCCGCGATCTCTATGCCGGGCGCGAGATGGCGCGCATCCTGTCCTTCGTGATGATCGTCTTCACCATCGTGCCGGTCCTGGCTCCGGCCTTGGGGGCCGCGATCATCATTCTTGCCGGTTGGCGCGCGGTCTTCGCCGCCTTTGTCGTCTTTGCGGCCCTTTCCGCCCTCTGGTTGGCGACCCGCCTGCCCGAAACCCTGCCGCCGGAAAGGCGGCGTCCGGTGCGTCTGGGGCCGCTGACCGCCGCCATGGCCGAGATGCTGGCCATTCCCAAGGTGCGGCTTGCCATCGCCGCCCAGACCCTGTCCTTCGGTATGTTGTTCGCGATGCTCAGTAGCACCCAGCAGGTCTTCGACATCACCTTCGGGCGCGGTGACAGCTTTCCCTACTGGTTCGGCGGCATCGCCTTGGTGGCGGCCAGTTCCGGGGTTCTCAACGCGGCGCTGGTGGTGCGGTTGGGCATGGCGGTTCTGGTCTTTGCCATGTTCCGGGCGCAGATCGCGTTTTCGGTCCTGATGATCGTCGCCTTGCTGGCCGGGCTGTCGAACGACGTGCTGTTCGCGATCTTCGTGGTCTGGCAGACAACGGTGTTTTTCCAGGCGGGCATGACCATCGGCAACACCGCCTCGATCACGCTGGAGCCGGTCGGGCATATCGCCGGGCTTGCGTCGTCGGTTGCGGGATCGGTCGCCACCGTGCTGGCCGTGATGTTGGCCGCGCCGGTCGGGCTGATGTTCGACGGCACGCCGCTGCCGCTGGCATTCGGCATCCTGATCTATTCGGGACTAGCGGCGCTGCTGGCTTGGCGGCTGGTGCACCTGGACCGCATCGGTTGA
- a CDS encoding NADP-dependent isocitrate dehydrogenase, producing MSKIKVANPIVEMDGDEMTRIIWDFIKKKLILPYLDVDLLYYDLGIEERDRTEDQITIDAAEKTKEVGVAVKCATITPDEARVEEFGLKKMWRSPNGTIRNILGGVVFRAPIICKNVPRLVPGWTQPIVIGRHAFGDQYRATDIKFPGPGKLSMKFVGADGNVIEHEVFDAPSSGVFMSMYNLDDSIMDFARASMNYGLSLGWPVYLSTKNTILKQYDGRFMELFQKVFDEEFADKFKAAGITYEHRLIDDMVACAMKWNGGFVWACKNYDGDVQSDTVAQGFGSLGLMTSQLMTPDGKIVEAEAAHGTVTRHYRQHQKGEETSTNSIASIFAWTGGLKHRAKLDGNDALMNFASTLEKVIVDTVESGHMTKDLALLVGPDQKWLTTMGFLEKVDENLNKALAG from the coding sequence ATGTCGAAGATCAAGGTAGCCAACCCGATCGTCGAAATGGATGGCGACGAGATGACCCGGATCATCTGGGATTTCATCAAGAAGAAACTGATCCTGCCCTATCTCGACGTCGATCTGCTGTACTACGACCTGGGCATCGAAGAGCGCGACCGCACCGAGGACCAGATCACCATCGACGCCGCCGAAAAGACCAAGGAAGTCGGCGTCGCGGTGAAATGCGCCACGATCACCCCCGACGAGGCGCGGGTCGAGGAATTCGGCCTGAAAAAGATGTGGCGCAGCCCCAACGGCACGATCCGCAACATCCTGGGCGGCGTGGTGTTCCGCGCGCCGATCATCTGCAAGAACGTGCCGCGTCTGGTGCCGGGCTGGACCCAGCCCATCGTCATCGGCCGTCACGCATTCGGCGACCAGTACCGCGCCACCGACATCAAGTTCCCCGGGCCGGGCAAGCTGTCGATGAAATTCGTCGGCGCCGACGGCAACGTCATCGAGCACGAAGTGTTCGATGCGCCGTCCTCGGGTGTCTTCATGTCGATGTACAACCTCGACGATTCGATCATGGATTTCGCACGCGCCTCGATGAATTACGGGCTGAGCCTGGGCTGGCCGGTCTATTTGTCGACCAAGAACACCATCCTCAAGCAATATGACGGACGCTTCATGGAGCTTTTCCAGAAGGTGTTCGACGAGGAATTCGCCGACAAGTTCAAGGCCGCCGGCATCACCTACGAACACCGCCTGATCGACGACATGGTCGCCTGCGCGATGAAGTGGAACGGCGGTTTCGTCTGGGCGTGCAAGAACTATGACGGCGACGTGCAGTCCGACACCGTCGCGCAGGGCTTCGGTTCGCTCGGCCTGATGACCTCGCAGTTGATGACGCCGGACGGCAAGATCGTCGAGGCCGAGGCGGCCCACGGCACCGTGACCCGCCACTACCGCCAACACCAGAAGGGTGAAGAAACCTCGACCAACTCGATCGCGTCGATCTTTGCCTGGACCGGCGGGCTCAAGCATCGCGCCAAGCTGGATGGCAACGACGCGCTGATGAACTTTGCCTCGACGCTGGAAAAGGTCATCGTCGATACCGTGGAATCCGGTCACATGACCAAGGACCTGGCGCTGCTGGTCGGCCCCGACCAGAAATGGCTGACCACGATGGGCTTCCTCGAAAAGGTCGACGAGAACTTGAACAAGGCGCTGGCCGGCTGA